A window of Salvelinus alpinus chromosome 31, SLU_Salpinus.1, whole genome shotgun sequence contains these coding sequences:
- the LOC139561677 gene encoding adenylate cyclase type 4-like, which produces MRVGVHSGNILCGVIGLQKWQYDVWSHDVTLANHMESGGMPAHVHITEETLGHLAGAYQVDDTDGRSWDSLLKGRKTYLVVDPHKEDTTSKKKEEERTPTQTDSNSSSQVLDDGIRGSLDTIDAARRRAKKLNCLTLLFKHLKLEKQKHCYGCVI; this is translated from the exons ATGAGAGTGGGCGTGCACTCCGGCAACATTCTCTGTGGCGTAATTGGTCTACAGAAGTGGCAGTACGATGTCTGGTCACATGACGTGACCCTGGCCAATCATATGGAGTCTGGGGGCATGCCAGC GCATGTCCACATCACAGAGGAGACACTGGGTCACTTAGCTGGGGCATACCAAGTGGACGACACTGACGGGAGGAGCTGGGACTCTCTGCTAAAGGGGAGGAAAACCTACCTGGTGGTCGACCCCCATAAGGAAGATACCACCTCTAAGAAGAAGGAAGAG gAGCGAACTCCTACTCAGACCGATTCCAACAG TAGCAGTCAGGTCCTGGACGACGGCATAAGAGGGTCGTTAGATACCATAGACGCTGCAAG GCGGAGAGCCAAGAAGCTGAACTGCCTAACCCTGTTATTCAAACACCTAAAGCTGGAGAAACAG aaacaTTGCTATGGCTGTGTCATATGA